The DNA sequence GAACCTTCTGTCACCAAAGCAACCAGCAGCCACACCAACAGCACGCTAGGCACCAAAATAGTCCATATAAGGCCTTTGGTCTCATGCTTCAAGTGCATGAACTCACCTACAATGAAGAACGCCTTCAAAATGGTCAGGCCAATGAGGATGCTGTTGCGCAAGGTGCGCACGCTTTGCGCCTCCATGGCAAACGTGACAGCAAACTCAATGGCGGTAATGCCAACCAGTATGAAAAATATTTTCCAAATCCCGGCCGTATTGGGTTTGGTGATTTCGCCGGTTTGTACGGCATGGTCAGGAGCAACAGGAGCAGACATAATGCGCGAATAAAAGTAAGTGAATAATCTTCGCAACGTACGCAATCAAACGGTATCACTCGTTCAGTTGAGCACGTGCTTGTTCACTAATCAGACCAAGTAGAAAAAGGTGAAGACAAATACCCACACCAAGTCAACGAAGTGCCAGTAGAGGCCAATTTTCTCCACCATTTCGTAGTGGCCGCGCTTCTCAAAAGTGCCGTTGGTGGTAGCAATGAAGCACCAGACGAGCAAGCATACCCCAGAAAGCACGTGCGTACCGTGAAAGCCGGTGATG is a window from the Hymenobacter nivis genome containing:
- a CDS encoding cytochrome C oxidase subunit IV family protein — encoded protein: MSAPVAPDHAVQTGEITKPNTAGIWKIFFILVGITAIEFAVTFAMEAQSVRTLRNSILIGLTILKAFFIVGEFMHLKHETKGLIWTILVPSVLLVWLLVALVTEGSSIGETLSNMFS